Part of the Falco biarmicus isolate bFalBia1 chromosome 4, bFalBia1.pri, whole genome shotgun sequence genome, cactgCGGAGCAGATCCAGAGGCGCGTGTCCGTTGCAGACAGCCTCGCCTCGCCCCAGGAACgggaagggagagaaatcaGATGACCAGGCTTGGGCAGCGCTGCCAACTCTGTAAAGCTCATATGACTTCCACGGGCTcctctgctggggcaggggctggctccCGGGGCCGGTGGAGACACCAGGAGGTGACACGCGAGGCCGAGGGCTGAGCCAGGCTCTAGCAATCATCCCGGAGAGGTCCTTCGGCCACTTGGCTTTCCCTCCAGCGCGAGGGATGAAATCCCAACCCTGCGATGGCACGACCCGCGGGGCTGGGATTTCCCCTGGAGCTCCTCACCTGCCCGATGAGTGGCTGCCCTTGGGTGGTGTTGAGGAACAAGCCCCGTCTCAAGCCTTCGTCAAAAGGCCAGTAGGAGCCGTGAGGGTTGGTGCTGCTGATGCCGGGATCCTGGGGACGGAGCAGAGGTTAGCACTGTTCCTGGCAGACCGTGGCCCCTTCCCCCTGGCCAGCCAGTGTGATTCAGAGAAGAGGACAACCCAGACAGGGTCAGCCAGAGCCCACACACGGTGGCTGTTTTCCCCATGGGGAACAGAAACTTGCTTCAACACTTCCAggcatgttttctgaaatgccaCTTCTGCAAGTCCCCAGGACCCGTTAGGGTGttttggggaggtgggggacaAATAAAAGCAATCTTGCACTTATGCAAGAAACATCAGGTCACAGACGGGCTTGGGCTACAGCAGGGAGTTCAATGGGGAGGGAGCTCGATCTTTCCCTCTCCAGCACCCCCTCATCCCCACCACCCACAGCAAGCAGAACCCACACCCCCTTTCCTtgtggagggaagaagggacaTCACAGCTGGGTCACGAGAATCCAGCACTCGTGGGGTTTTGAGGGCACCCAAGCTGAGGACCCACGAGTTAAACAGCCTGACCCACAGTTCCTCCAGTTCTTTCACCCACAGGGGACAGGCGCATCCTTGTACTCCCACAGCAGACAGGAACACAGCACCAGAACCTAGCCCATGTCTCTGTGGTCCCTGCATTAGGGGGATTTCCAGTGGCAGTTTACAGCTGCCCGCCCAGCACTGAGGCACAGCCCTGGATACAAATCCCCAGGACCAGGGATGATTGGCTAGGTCCAGGAGCATCCCTTATGTTTCCGTCTTacatcccagctctgcagcaaagacagcacagggggaaaggagggggagTACCAAGATCATAACGTAGCGCTGCCCATGTTTGTGGAGGTCTTCTACCAGCGAGGGGAGGGAGGCAAATTTCTGGGGATCGAAGGTAAAGTCCCGGTACCCATCCATGTAATCGATGTCATTCCACTGCACATCCTGTGGGACAGAGGCTCAGGGGTGGGTAACAGATCTTGGACACCCCCCCACTCCACAGGTCCGAGTGGTTACCTGGGGGATCCGGTAGTTCCTCATGGCTCTTACAATCTCCCAGGTCTCATTGCTGGATCCATAGCCCCAGCGGCAGAGGTGGAAGCTGAGTGCCCAGAGGGGTGGCATGGCTGGGAAACCTGCAGCGGGAGAGTGGGAGCACAGATAGGGTGACCCGAGATGACAGCAGCATCTCaaaaggatgggaaggggagGGTGGCGAAAGGCTGACACCTGATgtgctgggtgggctggggaggggatggcTAGGGACTGCTGACCCCTCTccagctgggagggctggggacagtGGTGAAGCTGGGGTGAGACAGGGATAAGGGCATGGAGAAGATGGATGGCCATGCTGGGGTGCGGGCACTTACCTATCACCTGCTGGTACTGCTGGATGACCATGTTGGGATCAGGCCCCAGGAAGATGTAAAAATCCAGGACCCCCCCAATGGTCCTCCAGGTCAGGCCcggagcaggctgcagggccACCTCTTGCAGGTGGGGGGATAGAAAAAGACAGTGACCATTGGGGAGCACCCCCCAGACCTGGACCCCCACGTGGGGGACCAGGCAGCACCACAGGCAATCCTCAGCTTCTGGCAGGGGAACTAAGAAATCATATGACTGGGACATCACTGGCTTGTGTGGGGAGAGAGCTCTCTATCTTAAAAATTTGCTCTTTAAGCCCAAAGCTGCGCCATTCTCCCAGCTTCCATGTAAAGACCAAGCACATGCAGGACTCCCCTTCACGTCCTTCCCCAAAATCCCCTCCTGAGTGAATCAAGAGCTACTTGTACAAGTGAGCATGTGGGCTTTCCTGGGAAGGGCTTTTCAGACGATTGAGCCCTCAAGCTTCAGCTCAGGTGGTTGCATCTCCCACGAGCTCCTCCTTGGAGCATGGCTGCAATAAAGCCGAGCGCAGCTGGAGCTCCGGGAGTCCTGCCACGTGCAGCATTgtcccagctggctgcaagcGGTGGCTGCTGGGAGGGACGGGTGGTCGCCGGTGCCGTCCCCAACACGGCAGGAGCCCATGGGAGCTGCTGCGTGTTCAGCTGGCACACACGGCCAGatcccacagctgcagctggcgCAACACAGCTGGGAAGAGCATGGGTGGCAGACGGcatccccagctgtgccccagccGTGCCACGCCACTGGCCCTGGGGGCAAGGGCGTTTCGGGTCGAGGGGGAATGGGCAGAGACCCGCACGCAAGGGACTTGCTTTTATGAAGGCAACTCAGCAGCTGGGCGTGTGGTTAAACTGCTCAGCAGTTGCTAAAGAGCCTTGCCGTAGCCAGGAAACAGATGGCTATGCTCAATAACGGAGCCATCAAACCACATCTTTCCCTTTTACGGCTTCCTCTCACCCCAAGTTCCTGATCTGGCCGCTCCCGCAGCTCCCATCCATCCCCTCCTGCCGGGTCCTCCTCCAGGACAAACTGGCCTGGGGTCCCCTGGGACACCTACCTATTGCATTGCTGTTGAGGAGGAAAACCCCGTGAGCATCTCCGCCCTCCTCCATCAGCAGGTAGAAGGGATGAGCACCGTACAGGTTGAACGATTCCTGCAAAGAGGATGTGCCGGGTGACAGAGCAGCCCCCAGGCAAAGTGGGAGAGCCCCACATCACTGGGGGCAAAAAAACAACTCTGTGCATCTGCTGCCACCACCCAACCATGCATCTGTCACCCCTTGTGGAGGACAAGGTGAGGGATGAGGATGGTTTTGGAGCTGGTGCTGAATGCCATGGGaggctgcttcttcctcacaGCTTAGGGGCTGctccagagctgggctgggcaagGGGGAAACCTCCTGCCTTGCCACAACCTGTTGCACTAGTGACAGGGTGGAGCAGAAAACACTCAGGGCCCTCAGAGTGCCAAAAGCCTTTTGCAATTGCTCTGAAATCCTCCCAGCACATACCTGCCCATTAGCCTTGACCACCCCCTGCCTCTCCCAGTGCTGCCGCCCACCCCCTTGCCATGTTTTCCCAGGGCTTGTCCCATGCACCCCGGTCCTcgccccctgcacccccacggggaggggggagatgGTACCGTGGGAGCGACGTCACGGGCCCACAGTGTGAGGGTGTTCCAGTCCAGGCTGTGCAGGAAGGTGCCACGGTGCTCCCCCAGCCCATAGAGGAACTTGGACGGGAGCGATGTGGATATCTGGAGAAACTGGTTAGCAAAGATCAAGGGGGCCACGGTGGTGTTGAGCCTGTCAGGGTGATACCAAGGGAGAGAGGTCAAGAGGGGATGTTGGGATCTATTGGGATCCATTTGCCAATCAACAATTGACCCCTTCCCTCTTAAAACATCCCCAGGGCCAGCACAGCAGCGTATGCCCCACCCCACATCCAGCCCCAACGTCGTGGCCCAGACAGCAAATTTGAGTCTGGCTGGATGTGAGGCACAGCCTGAGCCCAAACAAGCCTGACCCAGCACGGCACAGCCTTTCTTTTGACACCAGAAGTTTCCATCCAGGTTATTATTAACCACCAAGGCAATATGGTGGTGGGGTTTCTCAGCCTGTTGTCGCTGATAAGCAGCTCCCAAGTAAAGGACAGAAAACGGGCACCAGCaaaagggaagggggaggaaaggaCAGGATCCCAGAACACCCTGGCCATGCCTCAGCGAGCTGTTGGTGCTCACCAACAGCTTAGTGTGGGCAAAGCCATGGAGGCAACtgagagcagcacagcaaagccaccCGCAGTCCTTTTCCACAAAAAGCCTGGAGATGTGGGTGTCCCTATAGCTTGGACAGCCAGGGAAATCCAAAAGCAGGCGAGACACGCAAAGCCACAACCCTTCAGTGGCCCTTTCCCCAAGCCACCAGGTGGCTTATTGGTGATGTGCTGGGGACCTGCACAATGCTTGTCTGTTTTTGGACCGGAGAGGAATTAGGGTACTGGGAGGTTTTTGGAGAGATGCTCCCCAGATCCCACCCAGCCCTGACATGACCACAGCAAGCACTGGAAAGATGAAGAGTAATTATTGGCTGGAGATCCTGCAGTGTGGTTTTTCCTAGGAAAAACCTCCAGGAAGCGTGCTGGAGCCTGCCTAGGGTGGGATGAACTTCCCCCCACCTGCTGTGGGATGCAGAGGAGGTGGGTTCTTACAGCACTGTCCCTGTCGCCTTGCGCCGCAGCAGCACCCCAAAGGGGTCCCAGGAGAAATCCAGACTGTAGATGGGGTTTTCTGCCCTCTTCATCGTCTGGGGAACCTCTAGGGGAACCTCATACCGTGGATTGGTCGCATCAGTTATCtgcaaaagggagaaaatgcaCTTTAAAGACCAGCAAAGAAAGAGGGCAAAGGGTTGGAGATGCTCTTGACCACATACAACCAtgcctggagcacagcagcttCCAGACTTGGTCTGAGCAGGGGACGGTCACCTATGGGATGGAGGGTGCAGAAGCGCAGTCCCAAGCTCTGAAGGGCAGCCAGCGTGAAGCTCACCTTGATGTGCAGCCGCGTGTCTGTCTGAAACTCCACGTCCAGCCTCAGCATCCTGATGTCCTGGGGGTAATAAGCCTTCTCCCTCCGCACCAGCAACCCCACCATGCCCAGCGCTGTCTGGTTGAGGCTCTCCAGGGTGTAGCTGGGGAAGTCAGGGGGGTAGAAGCACCAGGGCACTCCCCGCTTGCCCCCTGCCGGCGGCGGGGTCTCCATGAAGCAGCACCCCCGGCTTTCGCAGAGCTCCTGGGTCACCACGACATGCCGCTCCGGGTAGCAGTCAAAGCGGTGGTTTTCAGGCACCAGGAGACATTTGGGGGGCAGTGTGGGTCTGGGCCAGCCCCCTGATACTTGCCGTAGCACCCAGACCGTGAtggtgctcagcagcacagcagccaccagcagcccgCTGCCCACCCACCACGGGGCCAGCTTCCCACGGCCGGTGGGTGTTGAGGcagccccttcctcctccacccGACATGCTGCTGGCTGCGGCACTGTTGTCGTCAGCTTCTGGTACGACTTCATTGTCCTGGCACTGGAGTGAGGGAGAGATGGAGGCAAGTGTGAAGGAGCCAGAGAGGAGGAGCTCACCCAAGCCTCAAGGACGGCTTCCCCATTCCCGACGCCCACAGTGCAGACAGAGCCTGCCCCCCTTGGCACCCAGCACCTCGATGTCGGTGCCCTCAGCTAAGGTGCATGTGGCAAACTCAGCAAAGGGTGGCTTTGCCAGGGGCGGGTGGTCCTAACCCTGCTGGAGTGCGGGGAGGTGCTGCCACAGGACTCTCCGCCAGCCCCAAGGGACAAAGTGCCACCTGCCTGAACCCCACCTGCTCTTGGGGGGTGCCAAAGTGGCCCCTCGGTGAGTTTTTCCCTGGTCTGAATTTACAGGCTGCAGCATTTCTGGAAGCTGCAGGCAAAACCGAGCTCCCTCTGCCCACGGGAACAGAGCCGTAGTGCTGGGAGTTGCGGCTCCCAGGTACTGAGCATCCTCTGCTGTCGCCCAAAGCCCTGAGTCAGAGGTTTTAGCCCTGGGGAGAGCTGGATGAGGGATGGCAGGGAATGCACCATCAGTCTTTGCTTCCCACTgataaaatctgattttcacaAACTCTCAGGCAAACACCTCCTGaactggaaggaaagaagacCCCCACATTCCTGCTGAGCCCAGGGAGCGATCTCAACACCTTAAATAAGAGACAcaactttcttctttccatctCCTGCCCAAACCATAGGCACCTGGACCCCACCCATCTCCGCCCTGCAATCTGCAAAAGCTCAGCAAAACGTCTCTCCtccaaaagcagattttattccccggcagcccctccccagctccggCACCAAAACGGCTCAAACTGCCAGGGCCTGGCTCCGAAGCCACCCTGGGCGCAGCGCCTGCCCCACACAGCACCTCAGCCTTATGCAATCGCCGCTCACTCACCCACGCGTGGGTGCCTTCGGGGTGCCAGCACCCACCCACCATTGCCGGTGAGCACCGTCGCACCCAGCATGCAAACCCCAGGGACCTCGGCATGCCACCAGCCCATACACTCATGCTCATGCCAGGCCGCCCTGTGATGCAGTAGCATTCACTGGGGGGACAGCCAGTGCCTGCAGCCggggggtccccagcccagcaTGGGGAGGCACAGTGCCCCAGGACCCCCCTGCCCGGCCTGCCTGGGCCCCGCTCCGGCCATGCCAGGTGCTTACATACACGTGTCTCCTCTTGACATTGTGGCTGCGGGCAgcgggcagcaggcaggcgggcagcaggcagcaggcaggcagggctcccagctgctgcagctctgcctgctccaccGTAAACACCCTACAAGGCGCCCGGCTCCTACCGCTCCTCTCTAGTAGCAGCGCCTGCACACACGCCTCTCCGGCAACTTCCCAGCCACTCGCTCCTCTGGTTTGTGTGCTTTgtctttatgtattttttttttaaatatatgtatctATGCTCAATGCTGTTCAAAGGTGGAGAATACGGGAGATTATCTTTCAGATGTTCCCCAGCCTGGATGCACACAGGGTCTCAAAGCCTGGAGTATTAATGCTTCTACTCTGCTTTTAGGGTGAGAGCACTGTACCTAAAGCAGCGTGACAAAGCTGCCTGTGCTGAATCCTGCACCGTGGCTTTGGGGAATGGTGATGCCAGATGTGTTCTGAGCACATGGTGGGTGGGCTAGacccacaaaaccccacacttcCCAAAATGAAGCCCCTTTTTTCCATCCAGGTTTTCACCAGAGGTCCTTTATCCAATGCACTCCTGTTCATCTGGTTAACGAGTGCATATAATTGCACACTCCCTGGCCAGGCTTCCCCAATCTTGAGGGACTTGGGAGAGCTGCTCATTGTTTACTGTCGAAGGCCACTGCAGTCTAAAGGTCAGCAGCAAAGGACAACAGACCTTTGGAGCGGAGTTGCTTTCCCCggggaatgaaaacaaaaagtaagagCTGTTGTGAACAGCACGATACAGCCAGAAGCAGAATTTCAGGTGACATGACTgacccacccaccccaccatgCTGTATGCAATCTGGCAAACGCGTGTTGTTGCAAAGACAGGGGAAAATACCTCACTGTCTCGTGGATGTCTCAGGGAAAACCCTGGATGATGCAGGACAGTTCTGGTTATTACCACCTGGAAAGGGCACGGGGGCCGGTGGCCATGCTGGAGACACCGGTGGCCCCAAGGctcccaccaccagcacccctCTCCTTGCTTGTCTTGGCTCTCTGAGCCACCCAGGATGTAAAGGAGACCTGGAGACAAACCTCAGAGACATCAACGGGGACCACAGGGATGGCTGAAATCTGCCCTCCAGCCCTGagctcagcctgtcccagtgcctgcagcaggtTTGCAGCCAGAGCCCACAGCTCCCGAGAGGCGAAGGCTGGCGCTGCTGCAGTCACACTGGGCCGCAGCTTCATGCCACCATCTGGGAGCTTTGCCCAACCTCATTAGCCCAATTCCAATAAAAAACAGGGGTTCCTACCAGCAGGGAGGTGCATCTGCCCAACGCCCGCTTCAGCCAGGGCCCGCAGGGCTGCACCAGTCATGGGGGTCCCCATGCTTTGCACCTTGTGTTGCCCAAAGGGAGCAGCAATAGCCAGGACCTGACTCAAAGCCTCAGCTACGGCCCTTAGATATGCATCAGCGAGGGTCTTTGGGCCCGAGGCTGGAAAGTCCGAGTTGCAGGGGGCCAACACAGACTTTCTAGTATAGTTACGAACACAAAAAAGATCAGAGGGAGCCCAGCTTTGATGGAGGCAGCTGGGTTTGGGCAGCCACAAGTGTCATGATGGTTTTTTCATGCATCTGCATCATTGTTGGGTGCTCCCAGGTCTGAAACGCTACGTGCACCACGAGGTCAGGGCGCAGCGTTAGCAGCTCTCACAGTTGCAGGAGGAAAGGGCGAGGTCAGGGTTCAGGATCCggccctggggcagcccccaggggTGCCGGGCGATGGCTGGTCCCGGTGGCCGCCGGCGGCGGAGGGCAAGCCCTGCCTGAGGCCCCTCACGGAGCCCTGGGACCAAACTGACCCCCGACAGCCTCCCGGCGCCCCGTCCCGCTGCAAACCCAACGGCGCGCCAGCGTGCAAAGCCCCACGGCCGCGCCGCGACCCGCTCCCCGGGAGCGCTCCGGGGGGCCCGGGCCCTGGTCCGCGCTGCACACCCCGCCGGGGGGGGCGCTACGTGCCGGCCCCGCCCCGTCCCCGCGCCCTTCCCCATGAATGAACCGCGCGGGCGTGGCTGGGGGGTGacgcggcgcggcgggggcggggccgggcggtgACGCGCGGCGTGACGCGCCATGCCGGAAGCGGCGGGGGCGCTGGTTGGtcggcggcgcggcggggggggagggggccgcCCCGCGCTTGTTGTTGTCCGCGGGACTcgctggcagggagggagggagccgcgcagcgcccccgccgccgcccccgccgcccccccgccgccgccgccccccccccccgccgccgcccccgccccgggcgcGCGCGCGCGCTCCCGCCGGCACGCAGGTGAGGAGCCGCCCGGGCGCggtggggcgggggcgggggggggggttggttgggctggggggggtgggggtggggaagtaGCCGCGCGTTCCCGCCGAATGGCGGGAGGGGGGGCGGTGGCCTGGTGCGGCCCGGCTGGGCTCGGCTCGGTCCGGTCGGGTCCGGTCGGGCGGGGCGGCGGAGGTAAAAGTGCTGAGTCACCACCGCGCCGGGCACGTGGTGCCGCCGCCCCTCgcaccgggccgggccgggctgctCGCACGtgggccccggcggggcggcggcgggggaggtGTCGGGGCAGCGCGGCCCCTCGGCCCAGCCGCCCCCAAAGCGCCGGggagccgcggcggggcgggggctcGGCGGGCCCTGCGGTCACCCCTTCCCGCCGCCTCAAGCCCCAGCGCGGGGCCAACGCGGCTCAGTCGCCCGCGGGATGGGGCTGGCGGGGGCCGTGGGGTCCCCTCGGGGaggccggcggggccgcgcctGGGCGGTGCTGCCCCGTCTCCCGTGGTTATTGTGATTGTCCCCCCCGCGGACGAGCGCGCAGCCTGCCGCCGCCTTTGAATGGCTCTGAAAATACATGCGAGGAAACCTGTTGTGACGCCGCGCGCTCCGCGGTCTAAAAATAGCCGCTTTTGTAGTAACGGAGGGAGCCGGGGCGCAGCCGGTGCCGGGCGGCGTGGCAGCAGCGGCCCGGGGGAGCCGCTCCCCGCCCTGGGTTATCGGGCGGGCGCAGCCGCCGGGGGAAGCGCCGGCCGGGCTCCGCGCTGCCCGTCGGtcgggccggggctgcggctgcAGCGGTGGTTATCTGTCCCGGGCACGGCGGGGCGGAATAGGAGCGGGGCGTGGTGTGTTCGGGCCGGTcccggagccggggggggggggcagcgctTCGAGCGGGGCGCTGCGCGGTTTCCCCCGGGGGAGGGGGTGCTGCCTGGCTCCCGGGGACTGTGGCGCTGGGGGGATATCCGGGGTGGGAGCGGGGTGCCCGAGCGTCGGGGCTCTCCCGGTGTCGGGTCTGTCGGCGGGAGGAAGGGCTCCCTCTCCCCCTCGGGCTGCCGGCCCGCTGCCTCCCTC contains:
- the LOC130148661 gene encoding lysosomal alpha-glucosidase-like isoform X1, with the translated sequence MSRGDTCIARTMKSYQKLTTTVPQPAACRVEEEGAASTPTGRGKLAPWWVGSGLLVAAVLLSTITVWVLRQVSGGWPRPTLPPKCLLVPENHRFDCYPERHVVVTQELCESRGCCFMETPPPAGGKRGVPWCFYPPDFPSYTLESLNQTALGMVGLLVRREKAYYPQDIRMLRLDVEFQTDTRLHIKITDATNPRYEVPLEVPQTMKRAENPIYSLDFSWDPFGVLLRRKATGTVLLNTTVAPLIFANQFLQISTSLPSKFLYGLGEHRGTFLHSLDWNTLTLWARDVAPTESFNLYGAHPFYLLMEEGGDAHGVFLLNSNAIEVALQPAPGLTWRTIGGVLDFYIFLGPDPNMVIQQYQQVIGFPAMPPLWALSFHLCRWGYGSSNETWEIVRAMRNYRIPQDVQWNDIDYMDGYRDFTFDPQKFASLPSLVEDLHKHGQRYVMILDPGISSTNPHGSYWPFDEGLRRGLFLNTTQGQPLIGQVWPGFTAFADFSNPDTHQWWLENLQHFHAHVPFDGLWIDMNEPSNFMDGSEDGCPPGELDSPPYTPAVLGDSLSAKTVCASAKQKASVHYNLHNLYGLMEAKATASALIQIRGKRPFVISRSTFPSQGQYSGHWLGDNRSQWKDMYYSIPGMLSFSLFGIPLVGADICGFSGSTSEELCTRWMQLGAFYPFARNHNTQNEQAQDPTAFSPAARTAMKDVLLTRYSLLPFLYTLFHRAHLQGDTVARPLFFEFPQDVATLGLDRQFLWGQSLLVTPVLEPGVDSVTGYFPRGVWYDFYTGSSVNSSGETLKMSAPLEHLNLHVREGAILPTQKPGTTSEVTRGNPMRLIVALSSSATAWGDLFWDDGESLDTFEQGSYSYLVFNVTQNIFTSTVLHASTEATEVTIGTLSIFGVRQPPSKVLLNGQERPFSYLDNQVQPRLGVPGPGGPHPGGLHPSFPSPKDHRAGGQCGGFSP
- the LOC130148661 gene encoding lysosomal alpha-glucosidase-like isoform X3, with protein sequence MSRGDTCIARTMKSYQKLTTTVPQPAACRVEEEGAASTPTGRGKLAPWWVGSGLLVAAVLLSTITVWVLRQVSGGWPRPTLPPKCLLVPENHRFDCYPERHVVVTQELCESRGCCFMETPPPAGGKRGVPWCFYPPDFPSYTLESLNQTALGMVGLLVRREKAYYPQDIRMLRLDVEFQTDTRLHIKITDATNPRYEVPLEVPQTMKRAENPIYSLDFSWDPFGVLLRRKATGTVLLNTTVAPLIFANQFLQISTSLPSKFLYGLGEHRGTFLHSLDWNTLTLWARDVAPTESFNLYGAHPFYLLMEEGGDAHGVFLLNSNAIEVALQPAPGLTWRTIGGVLDFYIFLGPDPNMVIQQYQQVIGFPAMPPLWALSFHLCRWGYGSSNETWEIVRAMRNYRIPQDVQWNDIDYMDGYRDFTFDPQKFASLPSLVEDLHKHGQRYVMILDPGISSTNPHGSYWPFDEGLRRGLFLNTTQGQPLIGQVWPGFTAFADFSNPDTHQWWLENLQHFHAHVPFDGLWIDMNEPSNFMDGSEDGCPPGELDSPPYTPAVLGDSLSAKTVCASAKQKASVHYNLHNLYGLMEAKATASALIQIRGKRPFVISRSTFPSQGQYSGHWLGDNRSQWKDMYYSIPGMLSFSLFGIPLVGADICGFSGSTSEELCTRWMQLGAFYPFARNHNTQNEQAQDPTAFSPAARTAMKDVLLTRYSLLPFLYTLFHRAHLQGDTVARPLFFEFPQDVATLGLDRQFLWGQSLLVTPVLEPGVDSVTGYFPRGVWYDFYTGSSVNSSGETLKMSAPLEHLNLHVREGAILPTQKPGTTSEVTRGNPMRLIVALSSSATAWGDLFWDDGESLDTFEQGSYSYLVFNVTQNIFTSTVLHASTEATEVTIGTLSIFGVRQPPSKVLLNGQERPFSYLDNQVLTVTDLGLSLSRGFSLRWL